One window of Daphnia carinata strain CSIRO-1 chromosome 7, CSIRO_AGI_Dcar_HiC_V3, whole genome shotgun sequence genomic DNA carries:
- the LOC130703920 gene encoding uncharacterized protein LOC130703920 isoform X1 yields MSLTSFRMILLPVILMVMTGCWPASADPRLNNAILWKRLGLNRAIGSERPQITSSKKKGESTVYFIKLPPQPHYYSAFNLLPSSGYQKNTPEPFETVSVDFTANGKPENVYHWNLPLGVTLPSTTTTTTTTPPPVSSSPSPLNQKKPYRRNYYNNGKPHKLYFVKPSNRAPVTTTPTPISSTASSTEAPQSTTVATFYKKFQFKKNFKGNGKPNQLYFVQPAHFSF; encoded by the exons ATGTCTTTGACGAg TTTTAGAATGATACTATTGCCAGTTATCTTGATGGTGATGACCGGTTGTTGGCCGGCGTCTGCCGATCCCCGGTTGAACAACGCCATACTGTGGAAGCGTTTGGGTCTGAATCGGGCCATAGGCAGCGAAAGGCCGCAAATCACGTCGAGCAAGAAAAAGGGCGAGTCAACCGTGTACTTTATTAAATTGCCGCCTCAACCTCACTACTATTCTGCGTTTAACCTTCTGCCATCATCCGGCTACCAGAAAAATACACCTGAACCTTTTGAAACg GTGTCGGTCGACTTCACGGCAAACGGGAAACCGGAGAATGTTTACCATTGGAATCTACCCTTGGGTGTGACCTTGCCTtcgacaacaacgacgacgacTACAACGCCACCTCCTGTGTCTAGCAGCCCTTCGCCGTTGAATCAGAAGAAGCCCTATCGGCGTAATTATTACAACAACGGCAAACCACACAAATTATATTTCGTCAAACCTTCTAACCGTGCTCCGGTGACCACCACACCGACGCCCATTTCGTCGACCGCTAGCAGCACAGAGGCACCGCAATCGACCACTGTCGCCACCTTCTacaagaaatttcaatttaaaaagaatttcaaaggCAACGGGAAACCAAATCAACTTTACTTCGTCCAACCCGCCCATTTCAGTTTCTAA
- the LOC130703920 gene encoding uncharacterized protein LOC130703920 isoform X2, translating into MSLTRMILLPVILMVMTGCWPASADPRLNNAILWKRLGLNRAIGSERPQITSSKKKGESTVYFIKLPPQPHYYSAFNLLPSSGYQKNTPEPFETVSVDFTANGKPENVYHWNLPLGVTLPSTTTTTTTTPPPVSSSPSPLNQKKPYRRNYYNNGKPHKLYFVKPSNRAPVTTTPTPISSTASSTEAPQSTTVATFYKKFQFKKNFKGNGKPNQLYFVQPAHFSF; encoded by the exons ATGTCTTTGACGAg AATGATACTATTGCCAGTTATCTTGATGGTGATGACCGGTTGTTGGCCGGCGTCTGCCGATCCCCGGTTGAACAACGCCATACTGTGGAAGCGTTTGGGTCTGAATCGGGCCATAGGCAGCGAAAGGCCGCAAATCACGTCGAGCAAGAAAAAGGGCGAGTCAACCGTGTACTTTATTAAATTGCCGCCTCAACCTCACTACTATTCTGCGTTTAACCTTCTGCCATCATCCGGCTACCAGAAAAATACACCTGAACCTTTTGAAACg GTGTCGGTCGACTTCACGGCAAACGGGAAACCGGAGAATGTTTACCATTGGAATCTACCCTTGGGTGTGACCTTGCCTtcgacaacaacgacgacgacTACAACGCCACCTCCTGTGTCTAGCAGCCCTTCGCCGTTGAATCAGAAGAAGCCCTATCGGCGTAATTATTACAACAACGGCAAACCACACAAATTATATTTCGTCAAACCTTCTAACCGTGCTCCGGTGACCACCACACCGACGCCCATTTCGTCGACCGCTAGCAGCACAGAGGCACCGCAATCGACCACTGTCGCCACCTTCTacaagaaatttcaatttaaaaagaatttcaaaggCAACGGGAAACCAAATCAACTTTACTTCGTCCAACCCGCCCATTTCAGTTTCTAA
- the LOC130703714 gene encoding mucin-2-like → MARNRCTDYKVPFLFAVSFVCCCLMTTTEARAQFSNMRVFRTSGMFSKDHWRPLDILKSFKVNRDEEAGSSSRAAEIVSASSIKRVSMAALLQQLNQAGNGKKEIYFPKLAKNPEELNHTIPVAVIETNPSTAPPVSKESPIRRVKLPAGSISYSRNGPGSKGPAILININPHLQRSTRVPSTEPTTTIPEPTTTTEPTTTTELTTTTTEPSTTTEPQTTTTEPCVTKIYIKAKTPAEKQAAKNDVDKIKTPSAVRASPSSKKLSQMPNSPIYYIKLPVSSFVSGRTPFRDDSPDDYFKQSPIFVATTRRPGSVAETETTDSSSLDTSLSTTTLMPPRTNSRVINIKGPFVFNGKPGGIYSAPAPYRPPNYLDLLHQIYPKLKRAQFIRR, encoded by the coding sequence GTGTACCGACTACAAAGTGCCATTCCTTTTTGCCGTATCGTTTGTTTGCTGTTGCCTGATGACGACCACCGAGGCCCGGGCCCAGTTCAGCAACATGCGCGTCTTCAGAACGAGTGGCATGTTCAGTAAAGACCATTGGCGTCCTTTGGATATTCTGAAATCGTTCAAGGTGAATCGAGATGAAGAAGCAGGTTCATCTTCGAGGGCGGCCGAAATTGTCAGTGCCAGTTCGATCAAACGCGTAAGTATGGCGGCGTTGTTGCAACAACTCAATCAGGCCGGTAACGGAAAGAAGGAAATTTACTTCCCAAAGCTGGCCAAGAACCCCGAAGAGCTTAATCATACCATTCCAGTAGCGGTTATCGAAACAAATCCTTCAACAGCTCCTCCCGTCAGCAAAGAGAGTCCCATTCGTCGGGTGAAGCTTCCAGCTGGTTCTATTTCTTATTCGCGAAATGGTCCCGGCTCGAAAGGACCGGCCATTTTGATCAACATTAATCCTCATCTTCAGCGATCGACGAGAGTTCCTAGCACcgagccaacaacaacaatacccgagccaacaacaacaaccgagCCAACAACTACAACCGAgcttacaacaacaacaacggagcCATCAACGACGACCGAACCTCAGACTACAACGACAGAGCCGTGCGTaacaaaaatttacatcaaAGCCAAAACACCAGCCGAAAAACAAGCAGCGAAAAATGATGTTGACAAGATCAAAACGCCCTCTGCTGTCAGGGCTAGCCCGTCCAGCAAAAAATTGAGTCAGATGCCTAATTCGCCAATCTATTACATCAAATTGCCAGTGAGTTCGTTCGTCTCGGGTCGAACACCCTTTAGGGACGACTCACCTGATGATTATTTCAAGCAATCGCCCATCTTTGTGGCTACCACTAGACGACCGGGCAGTGTGGCCGAGACGGAAACTACCGATTCTTCATCTTTGGACACGTCGTTATCGACCACGACACTCATGCCACCGCGTACCAATTCACGTGTTATCAACATCAAGGGACCGTTCGTGTTTAATGGCAAACCGGGCGGCATCTACTCGGCACCAGCTCCGTACAGACCACCCAATTATTTGGATCTCTTACATCAAATCTATCCGAAACTCAAGAGAGCTCAATTTATCAGACGctaa